One Lachnospiraceae bacterium C1.1 genomic region harbors:
- a CDS encoding phage tail protein, with product MAINYPYRVFRYQVVIDGINRASFSEVSGMNLATAAIEYREGDDLRNTPRKLPGLTTFGNVTLRWGIAEDVEFLEWIHSVAPDNSAGPTGITRHNITISLFTDAGEPSGPSWTLINAWPVSYTIPDLSGLGGEVAIQSIEICHEGIWTTTGTSPAPAGTPSEI from the coding sequence ATGGCTATTAACTACCCATATAGAGTGTTCCGGTACCAGGTTGTGATAGACGGAATCAACAGGGCCAGTTTTTCGGAGGTTTCCGGAATGAATCTGGCAACCGCAGCGATCGAGTACCGTGAAGGTGATGATTTAAGAAATACCCCGAGAAAACTTCCGGGGCTTACAACTTTTGGTAATGTCACGCTCCGCTGGGGCATTGCCGAGGACGTTGAATTCCTTGAGTGGATACACTCAGTAGCACCTGATAATTCCGCAGGTCCTACAGGAATCACAAGGCACAATATTACCATTTCACTGTTTACAGATGCGGGTGAGCCGTCAGGACCGTCCTGGACACTCATCAATGCATGGCCGGTCAGCTACACTATACCTGATCTTTCAGGTCTTGGAGGAGAGGTAGCTATCCAGTCTATCGAGATCTGCCATGAAGGAATCTGGACAACAACAGGTACTTCACCGGCACCTGCAGGAACACCTTCGGAGATTTAA
- a CDS encoding GPW/gp25 family protein — protein MQNAKNFLGSGWKFPIQLDPRTGKIAVSTLEENIEESIGIILSTYRGERVMRADFGTNIPDYVFSPVNYTEKESIAYELNQQLLIDEPRIRDIEVECRDGSIDGGLEVSVSYTVRTTNNRYNKVYPFYKEGQDDR, from the coding sequence ATGCAGAATGCCAAGAATTTTTTGGGAAGCGGATGGAAGTTTCCTATCCAGCTGGATCCCAGGACCGGTAAGATAGCAGTTTCAACTCTTGAGGAAAATATTGAAGAGTCAATAGGGATAATCCTTTCTACCTATAGGGGAGAGAGGGTCATGAGAGCTGATTTCGGGACAAACATACCTGACTATGTATTTTCTCCCGTGAATTACACGGAGAAGGAGAGCATAGCATATGAATTAAACCAGCAGCTGCTGATAGATGAGCCGAGGATAAGGGACATAGAAGTTGAATGCAGGGATGGCAGTATCGATGGCGGACTTGAGGTAAGCGTCAGCTATACGGTAAGGACGACTAATAACCGCTATAACAAAGTTTATCCTTTTTATAAGGAAGGTCAGGATGACAGATGA
- a CDS encoding phage tail protein, translating into MKDQQEMEKYVSGAYFEVKIGGISGLSGKFTSVSGLGMTMSYETYFEGGSMAPHFLLGNAVPQQLILEQGTVTEKDGFSKWIKEANSGISLPTSGDITLKDAAGKTMRIWHINDAVLVSYTGPELNSNSPQLAVSRIVLMYGGCT; encoded by the coding sequence ATGAAAGATCAACAGGAAATGGAAAAATATGTGTCAGGCGCATATTTTGAAGTGAAAATCGGGGGCATAAGCGGTCTCAGCGGAAAGTTCACATCGGTCAGCGGACTTGGGATGACAATGTCATATGAAACGTATTTTGAAGGCGGTTCAATGGCACCGCATTTCCTTCTGGGGAATGCAGTTCCGCAGCAGCTTATCCTCGAGCAGGGAACGGTAACTGAAAAAGACGGCTTTTCAAAATGGATAAAAGAGGCAAACAGCGGGATAAGCCTGCCGACAAGCGGAGATATAACGCTTAAGGATGCGGCCGGAAAGACTATGAGGATCTGGCATATAAATGACGCAGTGCTTGTAAGCTATACAGGACCCGAATTAAACAGTAATTCACCGCAGCTTGCGGTAAGCAGGATAGTCCTGATGTATGGAGGATGCACATGA
- a CDS encoding phage tail protein has protein sequence MADKLYTSFRFQVTMSGEGYVKDGETASSDAAFAECSGIKVISHVIKMRSGSDERGVQGIIPATVEYSNLTLTKGASSSNRFLNWVFECLPSFEKGPANPVRRTVRITVLDELQKPGIIWSLYGAYPVSYTLGDLNAQNNSVLLESVEFAYSGLGREEPPAGS, from the coding sequence ATGGCAGATAAATTATATACGTCTTTCCGCTTTCAGGTAACAATGAGCGGGGAGGGATATGTTAAAGACGGGGAGACTGCGAGTTCGGATGCGGCATTCGCGGAGTGCTCCGGCATAAAGGTGATAAGCCATGTCATAAAGATGCGGAGCGGTTCTGATGAAAGAGGGGTACAGGGCATTATTCCTGCCACTGTTGAATACAGCAATCTGACCCTGACTAAAGGAGCCTCTTCAAGCAACAGGTTTCTTAACTGGGTATTTGAATGTCTTCCTTCATTTGAGAAGGGACCTGCAAATCCGGTGCGAAGGACGGTCAGGATAACCGTGCTTGATGAACTGCAGAAACCCGGGATAATATGGAGCCTTTATGGGGCATATCCGGTTTCCTATACGCTTGGAGACCTGAATGCACAGAACAATTCAGTGTTGCTGGAATCTGTGGAATTTGCCTACAGTGGTCTCGGAAGAGAAGAGCCACCGGCAGGAAGCTGA
- a CDS encoding phage tail assembly protein, with amino-acid sequence MQTEFEFMLPKGYVDASGEIHRQGKMRLATAADEILPLRDPRVQANSSYLTIVLLSRVITQLGTLPVISNQVIEKLFTMDLAYLQDFYQRINMKEIPSYTVTCPDCGKKFEVPLDFLLNQGL; translated from the coding sequence ATGCAGACTGAGTTTGAGTTTATGCTTCCAAAGGGCTATGTGGATGCATCGGGGGAAATCCACAGGCAGGGGAAAATGAGACTTGCAACAGCGGCAGATGAGATACTGCCTTTAAGGGATCCGCGTGTTCAGGCGAATTCCTCATATCTGACGATAGTGCTCTTATCGAGAGTCATAACACAGCTGGGAACTCTTCCTGTTATATCAAATCAGGTCATCGAGAAGCTGTTTACCATGGATCTGGCATATCTGCAGGATTTTTACCAGAGAATCAATATGAAAGAAATACCATCATATACTGTAACATGCCCGGATTGTGGTAAAAAATTCGAGGTACCGTTGGATTTTTTATTGAATCAGGGCTTGTAA
- a CDS encoding LysM peptidoglycan-binding domain-containing protein, giving the protein MYAGDGNNNKNFPLRKMKITNMVTKKSFFVLYNPTTYAVGKTAEFGVQPAFDSESPGIQFSHGTTETLSMQLFFDTFSTGALNAPSVSDGLKLEGTRRINALAKFLDVRQFTDKVYSLMQIEASVHIPPLVKVEWSSLQFEGVLKSCNVNFTKFTDLGIPVRATMDVVFFRFSKMDVKVKSNPFGSPDTAKYKTVEEGESLWKYASDEFGDPLKWREIAKANNISNPRLLKSGTTVQIPAL; this is encoded by the coding sequence ATGTATGCCGGAGACGGAAACAATAATAAGAATTTTCCGTTAAGGAAAATGAAGATAACCAATATGGTAACCAAAAAAAGCTTTTTCGTCCTGTATAATCCTACGACTTATGCAGTCGGGAAGACAGCGGAATTCGGTGTCCAGCCGGCATTTGATTCGGAATCCCCGGGAATCCAGTTTTCACACGGTACTACGGAAACACTTTCGATGCAGCTTTTTTTCGATACATTTAGCACAGGTGCACTGAATGCTCCTTCGGTATCAGACGGGCTTAAGCTGGAAGGTACCAGGCGGATCAATGCACTGGCAAAATTTCTGGATGTAAGGCAGTTTACGGATAAGGTCTATTCGCTTATGCAGATAGAGGCGAGCGTGCACATTCCCCCACTGGTAAAGGTCGAGTGGTCAAGTCTCCAGTTTGAAGGGGTGCTGAAAAGCTGCAACGTCAATTTTACGAAGTTTACCGATCTGGGAATTCCCGTGAGGGCAACCATGGATGTTGTATTTTTCAGATTCAGCAAAATGGATGTCAAGGTCAAGAGCAATCCATTCGGCTCACCCGATACCGCAAAGTATAAGACAGTGGAAGAAGGGGAGTCACTTTGGAAATATGCTTCGGATGAATTTGGAGATCCGCTTAAATGGAGAGAGATAGCAAAGGCAAATAATATTTCCAATCCAAGACTTTTAAAGAGCGGGACAACGGTACAGATTCCCGCATTATAA
- a CDS encoding phage baseplate assembly protein V — translation MAFDFYENELSQFDDIERRSKRLGLTLAKVTNIKDPENKNRVLCKPVTGEKEKDILEMEWADVIQPLSGKNAGTFLLPSVDDVVLIAYLDGDPHCPYVVGGVWDKKSTAPYKMKDGKNNDFSFKTPGGSELHFSDQKDKQKITLSTPKGTEICLDDENEKLTVTDKKKKNTITINIKKGEIEIKAEKKLTLAAGDTSLVMESSGKATLKGKGAVSIEGSSIKENAKSSMEIKGASTKVEASGKLTLKGSMADLKGPAGVNIN, via the coding sequence ATGGCTTTTGATTTTTATGAAAATGAGTTAAGCCAGTTTGATGACATAGAAAGACGTTCAAAACGGTTAGGGCTGACCCTGGCAAAGGTTACAAACATAAAGGATCCCGAGAATAAGAACCGGGTTCTCTGCAAGCCTGTAACCGGAGAAAAAGAAAAGGATATACTGGAGATGGAGTGGGCTGATGTGATACAGCCTCTTTCGGGGAAAAATGCAGGAACATTCCTGCTGCCGTCTGTGGATGATGTGGTCCTGATAGCGTATCTTGACGGAGATCCCCACTGTCCGTATGTGGTCGGTGGTGTATGGGATAAAAAGAGCACAGCACCGTACAAGATGAAAGACGGTAAAAACAACGATTTCAGCTTTAAGACACCGGGAGGCTCCGAGCTTCATTTTTCAGACCAGAAGGACAAGCAGAAAATAACCCTTTCCACTCCAAAGGGAACTGAGATCTGTCTGGATGATGAAAATGAAAAGCTCACAGTTACCGATAAAAAGAAAAAAAATACCATAACGATAAATATAAAAAAAGGCGAAATCGAGATAAAGGCTGAGAAGAAGCTTACACTTGCTGCCGGGGATACATCGCTCGTAATGGAATCTTCGGGAAAGGCAACACTCAAGGGAAAGGGAGCCGTATCGATAGAGGGCAGCAGCATCAAGGAAAATGCAAAGAGCAGCATGGAGATAAAGGGAGCCAGCACCAAGGTGGAAGCTTCCGGAAAGCTTACACTGAAGGGCTCGATGGCTGACCTGAAGGGACCTGCGGGAGTAAATATAAACTGA
- a CDS encoding baseplate J/gp47 family protein, with translation MIQAKNLDNQNFDEITERAVSRIANYSDNWTNYNLSDPGITLIDLFAWYKEMEQYELNFYSEAIAERLLRLTGIERMSSRPAECFIHISPDIRQYYPKHSRLETNEGIIFETEEEIPEKRPVIKGIFIGNGEKRSDVSGIINEGVGIHPFAEGDLIIEFEDMEDDLVNITFDVAEHNIRKRNRPDSSEDVPRTIEWRWLGDDRECLVSDETNALSEDGRISFKVYGKTLVARLIDEGCEEEVIINGICTGDFKATQKRTVAKTRYFKVEREKSCRIELRDRPIREAGYTVFLRTGKGWTETEYDIEYSENLIAETIIIDSLKAAEDGMDNLRISYAEALLQEDFLFDSTGMPGQEIQLTLNGKNVLEDSFRLICDSRMEDGSISEEEWTAVPDFYSAGSRSRVFVYDRENEKIIFGDGKRGAVVPRGKGAILISSMEISECSAGNIPKNAGLKFIDSDTEVENTAANYGRDRENIPDMIMRCRNRINNTRKCVTAADYERAAMETPGLRVGFVRAVPGFDRSEPTRVSRYPVVTVVVIPDSDKELPVPDERFLNLVRKNLEDRRIIGTLVRVSGPKYIPLDIRVEVLTQGRISEELISDKVKSVLALGRHRKIGDSVFEGDIESAISEIDEVLSVTRIEISTSAAECYKDSYGYMEIPSDGVCWLHSLKIRS, from the coding sequence ATGATCCAGGCAAAGAATCTAGATAATCAGAATTTTGATGAAATTACAGAACGGGCAGTATCACGAATAGCGAATTATTCGGACAACTGGACTAACTATAATCTTTCAGATCCGGGAATAACGCTTATAGATCTTTTCGCCTGGTATAAGGAAATGGAGCAGTATGAGCTTAATTTCTACAGTGAGGCGATAGCGGAAAGGCTTCTCCGGCTCACGGGGATCGAGAGGATGAGCTCCAGGCCGGCAGAATGCTTTATACATATTTCACCTGATATCAGGCAGTATTATCCTAAACATTCCAGACTTGAGACTAATGAGGGGATCATATTTGAGACGGAAGAGGAGATACCTGAGAAGCGGCCTGTTATAAAGGGGATTTTTATAGGAAATGGTGAAAAAAGGTCAGATGTAAGCGGAATAATCAATGAAGGGGTTGGGATACATCCTTTCGCAGAAGGTGATCTTATCATCGAATTTGAAGATATGGAAGATGATCTGGTAAATATAACTTTTGATGTGGCTGAGCACAATATAAGAAAGAGGAACAGGCCGGATTCGTCTGAGGATGTGCCAAGAACGATAGAATGGAGATGGCTCGGAGATGACAGGGAGTGCCTTGTATCGGATGAGACCAATGCCCTCTCGGAAGACGGCAGGATAAGCTTTAAGGTTTACGGGAAAACACTTGTCGCAAGGCTCATAGATGAGGGCTGCGAGGAAGAAGTCATAATCAATGGGATATGCACGGGTGATTTCAAGGCAACGCAGAAAAGAACCGTTGCGAAAACACGATATTTTAAGGTGGAAAGGGAAAAGTCATGCCGGATAGAGCTCAGGGACCGTCCCATCAGGGAAGCAGGGTATACGGTCTTTCTGAGGACGGGCAAGGGCTGGACAGAGACTGAATATGACATAGAGTATTCTGAGAACCTTATAGCCGAGACCATAATCATAGATTCACTTAAAGCAGCAGAGGACGGCATGGATAATCTCAGGATATCTTATGCTGAGGCGCTTTTACAGGAGGACTTTTTATTTGATTCAACAGGAATGCCTGGACAGGAAATACAGCTTACCCTGAATGGTAAAAATGTACTTGAGGACAGCTTCAGGCTGATATGCGACAGCCGCATGGAGGATGGGAGCATATCGGAGGAGGAATGGACAGCGGTCCCGGATTTTTATTCTGCCGGTTCCAGGTCAAGGGTTTTTGTATATGACCGGGAAAATGAAAAGATCATATTTGGAGATGGAAAAAGAGGAGCTGTGGTTCCGAGGGGAAAAGGCGCGATCCTCATATCATCAATGGAGATTTCGGAATGCAGTGCCGGAAATATTCCTAAGAACGCCGGTCTTAAATTTATTGACAGCGATACCGAAGTGGAAAACACAGCGGCAAATTACGGCAGGGACAGGGAAAATATTCCAGATATGATAATGCGCTGCCGCAACAGGATAAATAATACAAGAAAATGCGTGACCGCTGCTGACTATGAGAGGGCGGCGATGGAAACTCCGGGACTCAGGGTAGGATTTGTCAGGGCAGTTCCGGGATTTGACAGAAGCGAGCCCACAAGGGTCAGCCGTTATCCTGTGGTAACTGTGGTGGTCATACCGGATTCGGATAAGGAGCTTCCGGTTCCGGATGAGCGATTCCTGAATCTGGTCAGAAAAAATCTGGAGGACAGGAGAATAATAGGCACTCTGGTCAGGGTCAGCGGTCCTAAATATATCCCGTTGGATATCAGGGTGGAGGTCCTGACGCAGGGCAGGATTTCGGAAGAACTGATAAGTGATAAGGTAAAAAGTGTGCTTGCACTCGGGAGACACAGAAAGATAGGGGATTCTGTGTTTGAAGGTGACATAGAAAGTGCGATAAGCGAGATAGATGAGGTCTTGAGCGTAACGAGAATTGAAATATCGACAAGTGCTGCGGAATGTTATAAAGATTCTTATGGCTATATGGAGATACCCTCTGACGGAGTATGCTGGCTCCATAGCCTGAAGATTCGCTCATGA